A stretch of Pseudorhodobacter turbinis DNA encodes these proteins:
- a CDS encoding ABC transporter substrate-binding protein yields the protein MPRLVGRTFSNSIERGDYKSEDRACLDAEDVAFVLVRWVVDIYHNSPHEGLGGRTPLEQWDADIEDGNYPLSGLPDVASKRLAFGKRLKCKVSQEGIVVMGVQYQSPELGMYFMGMDTKIVEVRWDPENLGVISVYLEGIWQVVPSVYDRFVGMHFHDWTKVRRALRAKSASRTRTQRADSATAGLDVLDQGAEMIVVSCDYDFGAPAALAAEGEGMISFFLCAEDVKAGIQGVGPNSFSSSVLAPVQGATMAEWAYTKRDARRAFVLEDTYIEYNKGICTGFDWMFLQLEGAQIVGTDTFKNDDASIASQITRIKSLEEEPDVIMLCSVMPGAAAAVRQIRASGINSLILNGSAVDGSYWLDAMPGLSGFVVPVQGSIYGDDPRPEVEAFNAAYESKTGARPASQYAYPGYILIDLWAKAVERAQTVDGATVTAELEKMRDETTIFGPRSFTASLHHQDTALMQIIEITDGTPARVDEWTISKPVPLDVLMGR from the coding sequence ATGCCGCGACTGGTGGGGCGCACCTTCTCGAATTCTATTGAGCGAGGGGATTATAAGTCCGAGGACAGAGCTTGTCTGGATGCAGAAGACGTTGCTTTCGTCTTGGTGCGTTGGGTTGTTGATATATATCACAACTCGCCGCACGAGGGTCTTGGTGGTCGCACCCCGCTGGAACAATGGGACGCTGATATTGAAGACGGGAACTACCCTCTGAGCGGGCTGCCAGATGTTGCCTCTAAGCGCCTTGCGTTCGGTAAGCGCCTCAAGTGTAAAGTCTCGCAGGAAGGCATCGTCGTAATGGGGGTCCAGTATCAGAGCCCGGAGCTCGGAATGTACTTTATGGGGATGGACACGAAGATCGTCGAAGTCCGCTGGGATCCTGAGAACCTTGGCGTAATCAGCGTCTATCTGGAGGGAATATGGCAGGTAGTGCCGTCCGTGTATGACCGTTTTGTCGGAATGCATTTCCATGACTGGACGAAAGTGCGCCGGGCGCTTCGTGCAAAGTCAGCCTCCCGTACCCGCACCCAGCGCGCCGATAGCGCCACCGCGGGGCTTGATGTGCTTGATCAAGGGGCTGAAATGATCGTGGTTTCTTGTGACTATGATTTTGGCGCACCGGCCGCGCTGGCGGCAGAGGGCGAAGGCATGATCAGCTTTTTCCTGTGTGCCGAGGATGTGAAGGCGGGGATTCAAGGCGTTGGCCCGAACAGTTTTTCGTCATCGGTGCTGGCGCCGGTTCAGGGGGCGACCATGGCCGAATGGGCCTATACCAAACGTGATGCCCGCCGCGCATTCGTGTTGGAGGATACCTATATCGAATATAACAAGGGCATTTGCACCGGTTTTGACTGGATGTTCCTGCAGCTTGAGGGTGCGCAAATCGTCGGCACCGATACGTTTAAAAACGATGATGCCTCCATCGCCAGCCAGATCACACGGATCAAATCCTTGGAGGAGGAACCCGATGTCATCATGCTGTGTTCGGTCATGCCGGGTGCCGCAGCCGCGGTGCGCCAGATCCGTGCCTCTGGCATCAACTCATTGATCTTGAATGGTTCTGCGGTAGATGGCTCTTACTGGCTGGATGCCATGCCAGGCCTTTCGGGGTTTGTCGTGCCGGTGCAGGGCTCGATCTATGGCGATGATCCGCGCCCCGAGGTAGAGGCGTTCAACGCGGCATATGAGTCCAAAACCGGCGCGCGGCCTGCCAGCCAATATGCCTATCCGGGTTATATTCTGATCGACCTTTGGGCCAAGGCGGTGGAGCGTGCGCAGACGGTTGACGGGGCCACAGTGACCGCCGAGCTGGAAAAGATGCGCGATGAGACGACCATCTTTGGTCCGCGCAGCTTTACCGCGTCCCTGCATCATCAAGATACGGCATTGATGCAGATCATCGAGATCACTGATGGCACGCCTGCACGGGTTGATGAATGGACCATCTCAAAGCCGGTTCCGCTTGATGTCTTGATGGGGCGGTAA
- a CDS encoding helix-turn-helix domain-containing protein produces MMQQLQQLSDTEGHAASVLGRQVIEVLALALDDTATEEACTRTAVRAGHLRRAEHIIRQNLANQNLSPDFVADACGISKRYLHELFSDTNKTVSQFIREKRLLAARDAITTNHSLAMAEIAYCFGFSDQAQFSRLFKAQFAATPSEWRRNAPHPERSGPHDTIRGPMKIRRTPVCSDYS; encoded by the coding sequence ATGATGCAACAGCTTCAGCAACTCTCCGATACCGAGGGCCATGCAGCATCGGTTCTGGGGCGGCAGGTTATCGAAGTGCTGGCCTTGGCGTTGGACGATACCGCAACCGAGGAAGCCTGCACCCGAACCGCCGTGCGCGCAGGCCATCTGCGACGGGCCGAGCATATCATCCGCCAGAACCTCGCCAATCAAAACCTGTCGCCTGATTTTGTGGCCGATGCCTGCGGCATCTCCAAGCGCTACCTCCATGAGCTGTTCAGCGACACGAATAAAACGGTGTCCCAATTCATCCGGGAGAAGCGTCTTCTTGCGGCACGCGATGCGATTACAACCAATCACTCGTTGGCCATGGCGGAAATTGCCTATTGTTTCGGCTTTTCCGATCAGGCGCAGTTTTCACGGCTGTTCAAGGCCCAATTCGCGGCCACGCCATCGGAATGGCGCCGCAACGCCCCCCACCCTGAAAGGTCTGGCCCCCATGACACCATACGGGGGCCAATGAAGATCAGAAGAACCCCAGTTTGCTCGGATTATAGCTGA
- a CDS encoding ATP-binding protein: MKQIRKSLFAKIFTAIAATAVLVVIVMALTVAVWMRDGFATYLLKGELARFDELVDALADAHPSGWPEFANDPQHWNDFVRAHVPRPGPEMGGRPAPPPGSTPGPRPTPPPPFGAGGEYGMLEKRLVLLESGGMLILGDINRSARYERRPVCAQNDCTGTGLLGYIGLNAPVAQGNESDAFFLRGQYLSLALSALIAIAISAIAAYIIARQLLGPIRRLETGAKTMASGNYAARIRQDRTDELGQLIGHYNTLAATLEQTAKTEREWISNTSHELQTPLAVLRAQIEALQDGIRQPDEKTLTEMHAALMRLSRLVQDIKTLSYAREAEQTTYLIQENLSQMAREAAEMARPKLTAKRIELDLDLPSKLMVPCDRGQIGQVIDNLLENAARYTDGPGRVRVSLHEDEGGALLTVDDTPPAAPASDLHRFFDRFFRVEGSRSRAYGGSGLGLSVCKAIVEAHGGTISAGHSDMGGLQIAIHLPKGTA, encoded by the coding sequence ATGAAACAAATCCGTAAGTCGTTGTTCGCGAAAATCTTCACTGCAATCGCAGCAACCGCTGTTCTGGTCGTCATAGTAATGGCGCTGACGGTTGCGGTCTGGATGCGTGATGGATTTGCGACCTATCTGCTCAAGGGGGAACTGGCGCGGTTCGATGAATTAGTGGATGCGCTCGCTGACGCACATCCGAGTGGGTGGCCGGAATTTGCGAATGACCCACAACACTGGAATGATTTTGTGCGCGCCCATGTTCCGCGCCCGGGTCCGGAGATGGGCGGCCGACCTGCGCCACCGCCTGGTTCTACTCCGGGACCGAGGCCCACGCCTCCGCCGCCCTTTGGCGCGGGGGGTGAATACGGGATGCTGGAAAAGCGGCTTGTGCTTCTGGAATCAGGTGGCATGCTGATTTTAGGCGACATCAATCGCTCGGCGCGGTACGAACGCCGTCCTGTTTGTGCGCAGAATGATTGCACTGGGACAGGGCTTCTCGGTTACATCGGTTTGAACGCACCGGTTGCGCAGGGAAACGAGAGCGATGCCTTCTTCTTGCGCGGCCAGTATCTTTCTCTCGCGCTGTCCGCTTTGATCGCAATCGCGATTTCCGCTATTGCCGCCTACATTATTGCGCGTCAGCTGCTGGGGCCGATCAGGCGGCTGGAAACCGGTGCGAAAACGATGGCTTCGGGGAATTATGCTGCGAGGATCAGACAGGATCGCACCGACGAGTTGGGGCAGCTGATTGGCCACTACAACACCTTGGCCGCGACGCTGGAGCAGACGGCTAAAACCGAGCGGGAGTGGATTTCAAACACAAGTCACGAGTTGCAGACCCCCCTCGCGGTGCTGCGCGCGCAGATCGAAGCGCTGCAGGACGGGATACGCCAGCCGGATGAGAAGACACTGACTGAAATGCATGCCGCGCTGATGCGGCTTTCGCGTTTGGTGCAGGATATAAAAACCCTGTCCTATGCGCGTGAAGCAGAGCAGACGACGTATCTTATTCAGGAAAATCTGTCGCAGATGGCACGCGAAGCTGCGGAGATGGCACGACCGAAGTTGACTGCCAAAAGGATCGAGTTGGACCTCGACTTGCCGTCAAAGCTGATGGTGCCTTGTGATCGCGGGCAGATCGGTCAGGTCATCGACAATCTGCTTGAAAACGCGGCCCGTTATACGGATGGTCCGGGCCGCGTGCGCGTAAGTTTGCACGAGGATGAAGGCGGAGCGCTCCTCACCGTCGATGATACGCCACCCGCTGCCCCTGCGAGCGATTTGCACAGGTTTTTCGATCGCTTTTTCCGTGTGGAAGGATCAAGGTCGCGCGCCTATGGAGGGTCCGGATTGGGGCTTTCGGTCTGTAAGGCCATCGTTGAGGCTCATGGCGGCACGATTTCCGCCGGACACTCTGATATGGGCGGGCTTCAAATCGCCATACACCTGCCGAAAGGGACTGCATGA
- a CDS encoding patatin-like phospholipase family protein, translating to MNRIYRATGTMGRRAFLTGFAATALSACGGGSQAPLARPVPTGTDPLSQFRLFADDGPDVWLKHMDTSQSSSLPAGPNVLALSGGGEDGALVGWSQRSDRPDFDLVTGISTGALIAPFAFMGQEHDEALTRVFTQTDADDIMRMRPFQAVFSNALYDTAPLAALIAENTPPSFLRAVAARHAAGNRLLVVTSELDSARASVWDMGAIAQAGHYDLFRGIMRASAALPGLFPPVSLSYVADGKTYTETHIDGGVHMQFLAVPSFAFTTPDQKLAGGHIYVLINNTLNPAPSTVARSALSISQQALTTTGRASASLQVNATQLFAREQGLKFSVASISPTSGVVYDPSDRFSSTYMNALYQHGLARAQSQTLWSHS from the coding sequence ATGAACCGAATTTATCGTGCCACCGGCACCATGGGGCGTCGCGCATTTTTGACGGGCTTCGCAGCGACAGCTTTGTCGGCTTGCGGGGGCGGCTCACAAGCACCTTTAGCGCGTCCTGTTCCAACCGGTACTGATCCGTTGTCGCAGTTTCGCTTGTTTGCCGACGATGGGCCTGACGTTTGGCTGAAACATATGGATACGTCGCAATCCTCATCCTTACCTGCGGGCCCCAATGTTCTGGCCCTATCAGGCGGGGGCGAGGATGGCGCGCTTGTCGGCTGGTCACAGCGCAGCGACAGGCCTGATTTTGATCTGGTCACCGGCATTTCCACAGGTGCCCTGATCGCGCCTTTTGCGTTTATGGGGCAGGAGCATGACGAGGCCTTGACCCGTGTATTTACACAAACTGATGCAGACGACATCATGCGGATGCGGCCTTTTCAAGCAGTCTTCAGCAACGCCCTTTATGACACCGCCCCTCTTGCGGCGTTGATTGCTGAAAACACACCGCCTTCTTTTCTTCGAGCCGTTGCCGCGCGGCATGCGGCTGGGAACCGGCTTCTGGTTGTGACCTCCGAGCTGGATAGCGCACGGGCATCGGTCTGGGATATGGGTGCCATTGCGCAAGCAGGACACTACGATCTGTTCCGCGGTATCATGCGCGCCTCCGCCGCCTTGCCGGGCCTCTTTCCGCCCGTGAGCCTGAGCTATGTCGCGGACGGCAAAACCTATACGGAAACCCATATCGACGGCGGCGTTCACATGCAGTTTTTGGCAGTCCCGAGCTTTGCCTTCACGACCCCCGATCAGAAGCTGGCAGGCGGACATATTTATGTGCTGATCAACAACACGCTCAATCCTGCGCCATCAACCGTTGCGCGGTCAGCGTTGAGCATCTCGCAACAGGCGCTCACCACAACGGGGCGGGCAAGTGCCTCGCTTCAGGTGAACGCAACGCAACTTTTTGCACGCGAGCAAGGGCTCAAGTTTTCGGTGGCATCTATCAGCCCGACATCAGGGGTTGTCTATGACCCGTCAGATCGGTTTTCCTCAACCTATATGAATGCACTGTATCAGCACGGACTCGCCCGCGCGCAGAGCCAGACTCTCTGGTCGCATAGTTGA
- a CDS encoding cupin domain-containing protein, with product MQNFDVGQRLREMRQDASLSQRQLAEASGVPHGQISMIETNRSSPSVSSLRKILGGLNVSMSEFFEPDAPDTQSVFFKPQDLRDLTTRLYSTLDDPRGKITLQQIGDAKAHNLQILYERYEPGADTGEQMLEHVSHEGGVVIAGEIEVTVGEETAILKAGDSFLFESTAPHRFRNIGDCEAIVVSACTPPYL from the coding sequence ATGCAAAATTTTGATGTAGGTCAAAGACTTAGGGAGATGCGGCAGGATGCATCCCTCTCTCAACGCCAGCTTGCCGAGGCATCGGGCGTGCCGCATGGGCAGATATCGATGATCGAAACCAATCGCTCCAGCCCCTCGGTGTCATCCTTGCGCAAGATATTGGGCGGCCTGAATGTCAGCATGTCAGAGTTTTTTGAACCCGATGCGCCGGACACCCAATCCGTGTTTTTCAAACCCCAAGACCTGCGCGATTTGACAACCCGGCTTTACTCTACATTGGACGACCCGCGCGGCAAAATTACCTTGCAGCAAATCGGGGATGCAAAGGCGCATAACTTGCAGATCCTCTATGAACGCTATGAACCCGGCGCCGATACCGGCGAGCAGATGCTGGAGCATGTCTCACATGAGGGGGGCGTGGTTATTGCCGGGGAAATCGAGGTAACCGTTGGGGAAGAAACTGCGATTTTGAAAGCGGGCGACAGTTTTTTGTTTGAATCCACCGCACCGCACCGCTTTCGCAATATCGGCGACTGTGAGGCGATTGTCGTATCGGCCTGCACACCGCCCTATTTGTGA
- a CDS encoding hydantoinase B/oxoprolinase family protein, with protein MTKRNIDPITLSVVRGVLETTQREMTLTLEQTARSSVFNLAHDYSTALFNHTPEMILQGQDIPIHLGSLIPAMKSVANFFEGEINEGDLILHNDPAYGGSHIIDTCMYMPVFYEGELVFWTVCKGHLTDIGGPVPAGYNPNATEIYAEGLRIPPVKLWDKGKPRHDVMNLLLTNMRARRDQEGDFNALIGACQVGARNLKGLMDKYGKEMVQDCIAELLDMAETHMRKLISEVPDGTFTGTAMGAPKYLLLDEPAAGMSEVEAADLADLIRKIATEMGVGCLLIEHNVGLVLSVCADVIVLDGGQVIAQGDRQAILGSTAVREAYLGVNVEAA; from the coding sequence ATGACAAAACGAAATATCGACCCGATCACGCTTTCTGTGGTGCGGGGCGTGCTGGAAACGACCCAGCGCGAAATGACGCTAACGCTTGAACAAACCGCGCGCAGTTCGGTGTTCAATCTGGCGCATGACTATTCAACAGCGCTTTTTAATCACACCCCCGAGATGATCTTGCAGGGTCAAGACATCCCGATCCATCTTGGCAGTTTGATCCCCGCGATGAAATCGGTTGCGAATTTCTTTGAGGGCGAGATCAACGAGGGTGATCTGATTTTGCACAATGACCCTGCTTACGGCGGCAGCCATATCATTGATACCTGCATGTATATGCCGGTGTTTTATGAAGGGGAGCTGGTGTTCTGGACGGTTTGCAAAGGCCATCTGACCGATATCGGCGGCCCGGTTCCGGCAGGCTATAACCCCAATGCCACCGAGATTTACGCCGAGGGTTTGCGCATTCCCCCCGTCAAGCTGTGGGACAAGGGCAAACCACGCCATGATGTGATGAACCTGCTTTTGACCAATATGCGGGCGCGCCGCGACCAAGAGGGCGATTTCAACGCTTTGATCGGTGCCTGTCAGGTGGGGGCGCGTAACCTCAAGGGGTTGATGGATAAATACGGCAAGGAGATGGTGCAAGATTGCATCGCCGAGCTTTTGGATATGGCCGAGACGCATATGCGCAAGCTGATTTCCGAAGTGCCCGACGGCACCTTTACCGGCACCGCGATGGGGGCGCCGAAATATCTGTTGCTCGATGAACCGGCGGCAGGGATGTCAGAGGTCGAAGCCGCCGATCTTGCCGATCTGATCCGCAAGATCGCGACGGAAATGGGCGTTGGCTGTTTGCTGATCGAACATAATGTCGGGCTTGTTCTGTCGGTCTGTGCCGATGTCATCGTGCTGGATGGCGGGCAGGTGATCGCGCAGGGCGACAGGCAGGCCATCCTTGGTTCCACTGCGGTGCGCGAAGCTTATCTTGGCGTCAATGTGGAGGCGGCGTGA
- the gabT gene encoding 4-aminobutyrate--2-oxoglutarate transaminase, whose protein sequence is MTESARLSARKSEAVARGVATRGIYATRAENAELWDAEGRRFIDFASGIAVNNTGHRHPKVMAAVAAQAEAFTHTCFHVAPYEGYIALAERLNAATPGDFAKKTMLVTTGAEAVENAVKMARAFTGRSGIVAFSGAFHGRTLLGMALTGKVAPYKKGFGAMPPEVVHAPFPNPMHGVSVDEAISHLKRLFASSVDPERVAAIIIEPVQGEGGFTIAPFDFLRELRTICDEHGIVLIADEVQAGMARTGRMFGFDHSGVAPDLVTMAKGLAGGFPLSAVTGRADIVDAPNPGGMGGTYAGNPLAVAAAHAVLDVIKEEDLCARADEIGEVIRARLTQIAARQGMECIGDVRGLGAMNAFELVTDRDSNAPDAALTAAIVAEAEARGLILLSCGTRYNVIRLLPPLTIPMDHLQEALDIIEASIEAAVMTQAG, encoded by the coding sequence ATGACTGAATCTGCCCGCCTTTCTGCCCGTAAATCCGAAGCTGTTGCGCGCGGCGTTGCGACGCGTGGTATCTATGCCACTCGTGCCGAAAACGCCGAGCTGTGGGATGCCGAGGGTCGTCGCTTTATCGACTTTGCATCAGGCATTGCGGTGAACAACACCGGCCACCGCCACCCCAAAGTCATGGCCGCCGTGGCCGCGCAGGCAGAGGCTTTTACCCACACCTGCTTCCACGTCGCCCCGTATGAGGGCTATATTGCCCTCGCCGAGCGGTTGAATGCTGCGACGCCCGGTGATTTTGCCAAGAAGACCATGTTGGTAACGACCGGTGCCGAAGCGGTTGAGAATGCGGTCAAGATGGCGCGGGCCTTTACTGGCCGTTCTGGCATTGTTGCATTCTCGGGCGCGTTTCATGGCCGTACGTTGTTGGGTATGGCCCTGACCGGTAAGGTCGCACCCTACAAGAAAGGCTTTGGCGCGATGCCACCCGAAGTCGTTCATGCGCCTTTCCCGAACCCGATGCACGGCGTGTCAGTGGACGAAGCCATCAGTCATTTGAAGCGGCTGTTCGCCTCCTCGGTAGATCCAGAGCGGGTCGCGGCGATCATTATCGAGCCTGTGCAGGGCGAGGGTGGCTTTACCATCGCGCCGTTCGATTTCCTGCGCGAGCTGCGTACGATTTGTGATGAGCATGGTATTGTTCTTATCGCGGATGAGGTTCAGGCTGGTATGGCCCGCACGGGGCGGATGTTCGGATTTGACCATTCGGGCGTGGCACCCGATCTGGTAACAATGGCCAAAGGGCTTGCGGGTGGTTTCCCGCTTTCGGCGGTGACGGGTCGCGCCGATATCGTCGATGCGCCAAACCCCGGCGGTATGGGCGGGACCTATGCGGGCAACCCCTTGGCCGTTGCCGCGGCCCATGCGGTGCTGGATGTGATCAAGGAAGAAGACCTTTGCGCGCGTGCCGATGAAATCGGCGAAGTGATCCGCGCCCGCCTGACCCAGATTGCCGCACGGCAGGGGATGGAATGCATTGGTGATGTACGTGGTTTGGGCGCTATGAACGCGTTTGAGCTGGTGACGGATCGCGACTCAAACGCTCCGGACGCCGCATTGACGGCTGCAATCGTGGCCGAGGCCGAGGCGCGCGGGTTGATCTTGTTATCCTGTGGCACGCGCTACAATGTCATTCGCCTGCTGCCACCACTGACCATTCCGATGGATCATCTGCAAGAGGCGCTGGATATTATCGAGGCGTCGATTGAAGCCGCTGTTATGACCCAAGCAGGCTGA
- a CDS encoding ATP-binding cassette domain-containing protein: MAKIAVFDLAVRYGKLTAIADLAFTVAEGERVFISGPNGAGKSSLLAAIAGDDRRQHNIHSGLSMLGRVYDRLSRYAHLQPNP, from the coding sequence ATGGCAAAGATCGCAGTTTTCGACCTTGCTGTGCGCTACGGCAAGCTGACCGCAATCGCCGATCTGGCCTTTACCGTGGCCGAGGGGGAGCGGGTGTTTATCTCTGGCCCCAATGGTGCGGGGAAATCCTCTTTGTTGGCCGCGATTGCGGGGGATGACCGCAGGCAACACAATATACACAGCGGTCTCAGCATGCTCGGCCGCGTCTACGACCGTCTCAGCCGTTACGCGCACCTTCAGCCGAACCCCTGA
- a CDS encoding YHYH protein: MKRSTLVWPSVVMLGALGFAQMALAHPDIEEFSDTAFAEQPVTVDCTLENGTASTCYKITVNYLPEGLEIGPFCPATMEGAGGVWEWTGENAKLYRVDGAFLKMLDDLGYRFFDDDGTIHIVDIATEQPAVDHACINVSPDESVEITMLLPATPMMADSPTRLGTVSKVGVALDGVPIFSDAPSVQATGHMPALDTCGGHIDPGGWYHWHATSTDIETVYEKEGVDADCALEQNSAALFGYAFDGFAMFGSREADGAAVTGLDTCNGHIGATPAGETYHYHATDDFPNLPACLVGVQAMHNFSTTATAGVGATRAGLGGRNEPPRPGGGASGQMPPGFEVAAEALGVTPDALMQALGDPQAGPPDMAVAAEKLGITEDALRAALPPPPNR, translated from the coding sequence ATGAAACGTTCAACCCTCGTCTGGCCGAGCGTGGTAATGCTCGGGGCGCTCGGCTTTGCGCAAATGGCACTTGCTCATCCCGATATCGAAGAGTTTTCCGATACAGCTTTTGCTGAACAGCCCGTAACAGTGGATTGCACGCTGGAGAACGGCACAGCATCGACCTGCTACAAGATCACGGTCAATTATCTTCCTGAAGGTCTGGAGATCGGGCCGTTTTGCCCCGCAACTATGGAGGGTGCAGGGGGTGTTTGGGAATGGACTGGAGAGAACGCCAAGCTCTACCGTGTGGACGGCGCGTTCCTCAAGATGCTTGATGATTTGGGCTACCGCTTCTTTGACGACGACGGGACAATTCATATTGTTGACATAGCGACGGAACAACCGGCAGTCGACCACGCCTGCATCAACGTCTCGCCCGATGAAAGCGTAGAGATTACCATGCTGCTGCCTGCCACCCCGATGATGGCGGACAGTCCCACGAGGCTGGGCACTGTGTCCAAAGTTGGTGTGGCGCTTGACGGTGTGCCGATCTTTTCCGATGCGCCCAGCGTTCAAGCGACCGGACATATGCCAGCACTTGATACCTGCGGTGGCCATATCGATCCCGGTGGCTGGTATCATTGGCACGCCACGTCAACAGACATTGAGACGGTCTATGAGAAAGAAGGCGTCGATGCAGATTGCGCTTTGGAACAGAATAGTGCGGCCCTGTTCGGCTATGCTTTCGACGGGTTTGCGATGTTTGGCAGCCGTGAAGCGGATGGCGCAGCTGTGACCGGCCTTGATACATGCAACGGTCATATCGGGGCGACACCTGCGGGCGAGACCTACCACTATCACGCGACCGATGACTTTCCGAACTTGCCCGCCTGTCTGGTTGGTGTGCAGGCCATGCACAACTTCTCAACCACAGCAACGGCTGGCGTGGGTGCGACACGGGCAGGTCTGGGTGGGCGTAATGAACCACCACGGCCGGGTGGCGGCGCATCGGGGCAAATGCCCCCCGGTTTTGAAGTAGCGGCTGAGGCGCTTGGTGTGACACCTGATGCGCTGATGCAAGCGTTGGGTGACCCACAAGCCGGCCCGCCAGATATGGCGGTTGCAGCCGAAAAGTTGGGTATCACCGAAGACGCATTGCGTGCGGCCCTCCCGCCACCGCCGAACCGCTGA
- a CDS encoding YHYH protein produces MKFCKFSSCGLAGISVAMVLGVQAHAQITVKELQTFFAPAQIVSGPDIVDCTLSGGSETTCFSITVIAEPSSYTPGPWCPTNISDGPGKSGIWLEGGEAYSADGAFMQNMSTFYEDDKWQLFDQSTGKINVTDSLEACLAAARPDVDPAYQNHCVQCLMEYMPDGATQTYVIPVEPQPLMRGRSLSFAGAGIASNGVSLAAAAPTDAILGAYTIAPFDTCGGHVNVHAGYHYHAVTDCLTELSSASQHGVQIGIAMDGYRIFAHNLTDGSLPTKLDRCNGHEAEGLNYHYHAGAVGSNAILGCMSAEYGCASNDPTAVCDASARPPRP; encoded by the coding sequence ATGAAGTTTTGCAAATTCAGCAGCTGCGGACTGGCGGGCATATCTGTCGCGATGGTTCTCGGGGTGCAAGCGCATGCGCAAATCACCGTTAAGGAACTACAGACATTCTTCGCCCCCGCGCAGATTGTGTCCGGACCAGACATTGTTGACTGCACTCTTTCGGGCGGAAGCGAGACCACCTGTTTCTCGATTACGGTAATTGCAGAGCCGTCCAGCTATACCCCCGGTCCGTGGTGTCCAACCAATATATCGGACGGCCCTGGCAAAAGCGGCATCTGGCTGGAAGGTGGGGAGGCGTATTCAGCGGACGGCGCGTTCATGCAAAACATGTCGACCTTTTATGAGGATGACAAATGGCAGCTGTTTGACCAATCAACAGGCAAGATCAATGTCACTGACAGCTTAGAGGCCTGCCTTGCCGCAGCGCGCCCTGACGTGGATCCGGCCTATCAAAACCATTGTGTGCAATGCCTGATGGAATACATGCCCGACGGGGCCACGCAGACCTATGTGATCCCTGTTGAGCCTCAACCCCTTATGCGGGGCCGCTCCTTGAGCTTTGCGGGGGCTGGCATTGCGTCAAATGGCGTGTCGCTTGCTGCCGCCGCACCGACCGATGCTATTTTGGGTGCCTATACCATTGCCCCCTTCGATACCTGTGGCGGGCATGTGAACGTGCATGCAGGTTATCATTATCATGCAGTCACAGATTGCCTGACAGAGCTGTCATCCGCATCGCAACATGGTGTGCAAATCGGCATCGCCATGGACGGCTACAGGATTTTTGCGCACAACCTAACAGACGGATCATTGCCGACCAAACTTGACCGTTGTAACGGCCACGAGGCGGAAGGTCTGAACTATCACTATCATGCTGGTGCAGTCGGATCGAATGCGATCCTGGGCTGCATGAGCGCGGAATACGGCTGTGCCTCAAATGATCCAACTGCGGTCTGCGACGCCTCAGCCCGACCTCCACGACCCTGA
- a CDS encoding response regulator has translation MTTPRILIVEDEITLAEVVRDYLLAEGMSIEMLGEGTGAVEMAHAGNYDLIILDLMLPGVDGLTICREVRKTSDVPIIMTTAKVEEIDRLLGLEMGADDYMCKPYSPRELVARVRAVLRRRPTGEQSQTPVTDTRLVIDGDSWQATLDGTPLDLTRREFTLLQSLAARPGRVFSRDQLLSLAFPDDTEVFDRTVDSHIRNMRRKIALVSAWDPIRSVYGVGYAYDG, from the coding sequence ATGACGACGCCACGCATATTAATTGTAGAGGATGAAATCACGCTTGCCGAAGTTGTGCGGGACTACCTGCTGGCCGAGGGCATGAGCATCGAGATGCTGGGTGAGGGAACAGGTGCCGTGGAGATGGCCCATGCCGGAAACTACGACCTTATAATCCTTGATCTGATGCTGCCCGGTGTGGATGGCCTGACCATCTGCCGCGAAGTGCGAAAGACCTCCGATGTGCCGATCATCATGACCACAGCCAAAGTTGAAGAAATCGACCGCTTGCTGGGGCTGGAGATGGGGGCCGACGACTACATGTGCAAACCTTATTCGCCGCGTGAGTTGGTCGCGCGGGTCAGAGCGGTCCTGCGACGACGGCCCACGGGGGAGCAGTCGCAAACGCCCGTCACGGATACCCGCCTCGTGATTGACGGGGATAGCTGGCAAGCCACGCTTGATGGCACCCCGCTTGATCTGACGCGGCGGGAATTTACGTTACTGCAATCGCTGGCTGCGCGGCCGGGACGCGTCTTCTCGCGGGATCAGCTTCTGTCGCTGGCTTTTCCTGATGACACAGAGGTTTTTGACCGCACAGTCGACAGCCATATCCGCAACATGCGCCGTAAAATTGCACTGGTTAGCGCATGGGACCCCATTCGCTCGGTTTATGGTGTGGGGTATGCCTACGACGGATAG